The following DNA comes from Firmicutes bacterium CAG:345.
CCATTGATAAGTCCAAAAGTTCTTCAACCGTTTGACGTGAATTTATCGCTATATTATCTTTAATTCGATTAATTTCTTTGATGCAAATATGCTCAGCATTTTTATAATTCAAATCACAATTTTCTTTAATGTACCAAAGTAAATCGCCTTCTTTAATAGTACCAACATATTCACCTTTGCCATTAATTACAGGAATAGCGGAATAATGGTGATGACTCATTTTTTCTATTGTTTGTCTTATTGTAAAAGTATCTTCAACAAACTCAACCTGACTTTTTGGAATTAATAAGACTAATATATTCATCTTTTGCCTCCTTTATTAATTCTATCGAAATAGGTATTCATCATTTTTTCTATCAAATTA
Coding sequences within:
- a CDS encoding putative uncharacterized protein (product inferred by homology to UniProt), whose protein sequence is MNILVLLIPKSQVEFVEDTFTIRQTIEKMSHHHYSAIPVINGKGEYVGTIKEGDLLWYIKENCDLNYKNAEHICIKEINRIKDNIAINSRQTVEELLDLSMEQNFIPVVDDFNHFIGIVTRKSIIKYLIKNKN